One Aspergillus oryzae RIB40 DNA, chromosome 2 genomic window carries:
- a CDS encoding uncharacterized protein (predicted protein) translates to MQIVTVHLAYTNLSEEPKGWPDYWKTSRFASLWRLWSTFRPRTVTSAVIEMSSTSPPGQRWSFGTTTIKNDLHTIFAARAAHEKAIGSLRRVKGLIWTIVMQPLLPSWAAKGDTNVLGIHEETDDALVILSFSVYWQRAGDDRHVYATIRETIEAIEAVATANGKGHRFRYLNYCAQWQRPLEGYGEENLRFLTKIQDVARGRERKEAPSRSEEPR, encoded by the exons ATGCAGATAGTCACGGTTCACCTGGCCTATACGAATCTGTCGGAAGAACCCAAGGGCTGGCCAGATTATTGGAAGACTTCAAGGTTCGCGTCTCTTTGGCGCCTGTGGAGCACGTTCAGACCCCGCACAGTGACTTCCGCCGTGATTGAAATGAGCAGCACCTCCCCGCCAGGCCAAAGATGGTCCTTCGGTACGACAACCATCAAGAACGACCTGCATACGATATTTGCCGCACGTGCCGCCCATGAGAAGGCCATTGGGTCGCTACGGAGGGTGAAGGGGCTGATCTGGACGATTGTCATGCAACCGCTTCTGCCTTCGTGGGCCGCGAAAGGTGATACGAATGTGCTCGGTATTCACGAGGAAACGGATGATGCGCTCGTCATCCTCAGTTTCTCCGTGTATTGGCAACGAGCAGGGGATGATAGGCATGTATATGCGACTATTCGTGAGACTATTGAGGCTATCGAGGCGGTCGCCACGGCCAACGGGAAGGGTCATCGTTTCCGCTACCTGAACTACTGTGCGCAGTGGCAACGACCGTTAGAAGGATACGGCGAGGAGAACCTGCGCTTCCTGACCAAG ATACAAGACGTAGCGcgaggaagggaaagaaaagaagctcccTCGCGTTCGGAGGAACCCAGATGA
- a CDS encoding uncharacterized protein (predicted protein) — MSYDSVPKEEHDSPDAEQLAIKTRDPSGRLCDINIVLALVAVSLCFGMGVFMFFDLAYDQMKPAETTSAPQFQFNCGSSTSEARAAGCRFDLTTFTWVPPACFDEPLMEEFLGSKNWTWSLDELGIQQVNESFAREGDFESLYTTMDYHVTHCAYAWKKLHRSLFSGDLSHIDGYTASIHHTEHCLGMLLESRDQDQTPALGVTKFASCGQGVIADPDQHAMSYP; from the exons ATGTCCTACGACAGCGTCCCAAAAGAGGAACATGATAGCCCAGATGCGGAGCAGCTTGCTATAAAGACAAGGGATCCGTCGGGCCGATTGTGCGATATCAACATCGTTCTTGCACTGGTGGCAGTTTCCCTGTGCTTTGGCATGGGGGTATTCATGTTCTTCGATTTGGCCTACGACCAGATGAAACCCGCGGAGACAACATCAGCACCTCAATTCCAGTTCAACTGCGGCAGCTCAACTTCTGAAGCACGAGCTGCAGGTTGCCGCTTTGACTTGACCACGTTCACTTGGGTGCCACCAGCGTGCTTTGACGAGCCGCTAATGGAGGAATTTCTCGGCTCAAAAAACTGGACCTGGTCCTTGGATGAGTTGGGAATACAGCAGGTGAACGAAAGTTTCGCGCGAGAAGGCGACTTTGAGAGCCTCTACACTACAATGGACTACCATGTTACACATTGCGCATACGCGTGGAAAAAACTGCACCGGTCACTCTTTAGCGGGGATCTTAGTCACATTGATGGCTATACAGCAAGTATTCACCACACAGAACACTGTTTGGGCATGCTGCTGGAAAGTCGGGATCAAGACCAGACACCAGCTCTCGGGGTGACCAAGTTTGCTTCATGTGGCCAGGGAGTGATTGCGGATCCTGATCAACATG CTATGTCTTATCCCTAG
- a CDS encoding tetratricopeptide repeat protein (predicted protein), producing MNMKVFAILSGLFATSVVAGVMQNANGQPDNQVVKREAALEPCCGFKCYKGLGLTSRTQGLTMDSILPTLSPTVVTMVAFVVQLKVAQGKSKAAEEMYQRALAGKEKAFGPDHSETGTAVNNQF from the exons ATGAATATGAAGGTTTTCGCTATACTCTCTGGGCTGTTTGCCACCTCCGTGGTAGCAGGAGTTATGCAGAATGCCAACGGTCAACCTGATAATCAGGTTGTAAAAAGAGAGGCTGCACTCGAGCCCTGCTGTGGTTTTAAGTGCTATAAG GGGCTAGGGCTAACCTCTCGGACACAAGGACTAACAATGGATAGTATCTTACCAACCTTGAGCCCTACTGTTGTAACGATGGTGGCCTTTGTGGTGCAACTGAAGGT GGCTCAGGGCAAGTCAAAAGCGGCCGAGGAGATGTACCAGCGAGCCCTGgcaggcaaggagaaggcaTTTGGTCCTGACCACTCGGAAACCGGTACAGCGGTAAACAATCAGTTCTAG
- a CDS encoding HECT-type E3 ubiquitin-protein ligase (E3 ubiquitin protein ligase) — MVANPATSPPHHFQRRGHSRSISHPFPSPFSSRRRNKSISKHDFLDSDDDDDEVTYLPDPLSSSPRKGAPRLSPGEELTTGKCMTCNCSVRWPRNLKVFRCTECLTVNDMEPHRGSPESSGHAHPGKDDKPLPTIPRKAGRSCDQAARDKPSRPYIFRAVEEYIITSFKGCDCLNSSFTTVQHALPSTMNPLIYSSSQHVALHPGATSAARSDRRPSNTKDTGHKPVPPDIKSPSRHRSGGPGHHSGIVKRILGLLANLPNDCHHYLVSWFSRFSAGQFEKLVDFVGSFVTYRLTRQHGRKRSESAQHDDDLIPSFSSAAGNTPAELHAAINGRSTSKQATEKRDQPVVYSDDWQLRAAARVMSLLFTANNANVARKPDGILGQEAGSAAKPQGYRRGQIVPVSAFYNTLLDYSDLVADFEAWESKSTKFSFCQYPFFLNIWAKIHILEHDARRQMEVKAREAFFNSILSRKAISQYLLLRVRRDCLVDDSLRSVSEVVGSSQEEIKKGLRIEFVGEEGVDAGGLRKEWFLLLVREIFDPHHGLFIYDEDSQFCYFNPYCFESSEQFFLVGVLLGLAIYNSTILDINLPPFAFKKLLAAAPQTTGPQPATTRSTYKCNLDDLAEYRPPLAKGLQALLDFEGDVAETFCYDFVAQMDRYGEVVAVPLCTGGDKRPVTNANRREFVDLYVHYLLDTAVTRQFEPFKRGFFTVCGGNALSLFRPEEIELLVRGSDEPLDVASLRAVATYDNWSDPRPEMVPVVQWFWDFFEHTQPQAQRKILSFITGSDRIPAMGATSLIIRVACLGDDSSRFPTARTCFNMLGLYRYTTREQLEQRLWGAVLNSEGFGLK, encoded by the exons ATGGTCGCAAATCCGGCAACCTCGCCCCCACATCATTTTCAGCGTCGAGGACATTCTCGTTCGATTAGCCATCCATTCCCGTCGCCATTTTCCAGCAGAAGGCGAAACAAGTCGATATCCAAGCACGACTTTCTGGATTccgacgacgatgacgacgaggtcaCGTATTTACCTGATCCCCTTTCCAGCAGTCCCCGGAAAGGTGCCCCGCGCTTGTCCCCCGGGGAGGAGTTGACGACAGGGAAGTGCATGACATGCAACTGCTCTGTCCGATGGCCCCGGAACCTCAAAGTCTTTCGATGTACAGAATGCCTCACCGTCAATGATATGGAACCGCACAGGGGGTCCCCCGAGTCGAGCGGGCATGCTCATCCAGGAAAGGACGACAAACCATTGCCAACGATCCCCAGGAAAG CTGGGCGATCATGCGATCAAGCAGCCAGGGATAAGCCAAGTCGCCCTTACATATTTAGGGCGGTAGAAGAATACATCATAACTTCATTCAAAGGCTGCGATTGTCTCAACAGTTCCTTCACTACGGTACAGCATGCACTACCGTCTACAA TGAATCCATTGATTTACTCGTCGAGTCAGCACGTCGCGCTCCACCCTGGAGCTACTTCTGCAGCGCGCAGTGATAGAAGACCATCTAATACGAAAGATACCGGTCATAAACCAGTGCCCCCTGATATCAAATCTCCCTCCAGACATCGGAGCGGAGGGCCCGGCCACCATTCAGGCATCGTCAAGCGGATACTGGGCTTGTTGGCGAACTTACCCAATGACTGTCATCACTATCTTGTTTCTTGGTTTTCGCGGTTTTCAGCAGGGCAATTCGAAAAGCTTGTCGATTTCGTCGGCAGCTTCGTGACATATCGATTGACACGTCAACATGGGCGGAAACGCAGCGAGTCGGCACAGCATGATGACGATTTGATTCCAAGCTTTTCCAGCGCCGCCGGCAATACGCCAGCGGAATTGCATGCGGCCATTAATGGGAGAAGCACCAGCAAACAGGCCACCGAGAAACGCGATCAGCCAGTGGTCTATAGTGACGACTGGCAGCTTCGGGCAGCAGCGAGAGTAATGTCACTTCTTTTCACTGCCAACAACGCGAACGTTGCTCGAAAACCAGATGGAATACTCGGTCAGGAAGCAGGCTCTGCGGCCAAACCTCAAGGATACCGACGAGGGCAAATTGTCCCAGTCAGCGCATTCTATAATACACTGCTAGACTACTCGGACCTTGTGGCTGATTTTGAAGCCTGGGAGTCTAAGAGCACAAAGTTCTCTTTCTGTCAATACCCATTCTTCCTTAACATTTGGGCCAAGATTCATATACTTGAGCACGATGCACGCCGGCAAATGGAAGTCAAAGCCCGCGAAGCCTTCTTCAATAGCATATTGAGTCGGAAAGCGATCAGCCAGTATCTTTTGTTACGGGTGCGACGCGATTGTTTGGTCGATGACAGCCTCCGAAGTGTTAGTGAGGTTGTAGGTTCGAGTcaagaagagatcaagaagggCCTCCGCATAGAATTCGTCGGTGAAGAGGGTGTGGACGCAGGTGGTCTCCGCAAGGAATGGTTCTTGCTGTTGGTCCGGGAGATCTTTGACCCACATCACG GACTGTTTATCTACGACGAAGACTCGCAGTTTTGTTATTTCAATCCGTACTGCTTCGAATCATCGGAGCAGTTCTTCTTGGTCGGAGTCCTACTGGGACTAGCTATATACAACTCCACCATTCTTGATATAAACCTTCCGCCCTTCGCGTTCAAGAAGCTTTTGGCTGCCGCGCCGCAAACGACTGGACCACAGCCTGCAACAACACGGTCAACGTACAAGTGTAACCTCGATGACCTGGCCGAGTATCGACCTCCACTCGCGAAGGGCCTCCAAGCCCTTCTGGATTTCGAAGGAGACGTTGCGGAGACCTTTTGCTATGATTTTGTCGCTCAAATGGATCGCTATGGTGAAGTAGTTGCGGTACCGCTCTGCACTGGGGGCGATAAGCGGCCTGTTACAAATGCGAACCGACGGGAGTTTGTAGACTTGTATGTTCACTACCTGTTGGATACGGCCGTTACCAGACAGTTCGAGCCCTTCAAACGTGGCTTCTTTACTGTTTGTGGCGGTAATGCGTTATCCCTCTTTCGGCCCGAAGAGATTGAACTTCTTGTACGTGGCTCAGATGAACCGTTGGACGTGGCGTCCTTACGGGCAGTTGCTACGTATGACAACTGGTCGGACCCCCGACCAGAGATGGTGCCGGTCGTGCAGTGGTTCTGGGATTTCTTCGAACACACACAGCCGCAGGCACAGCGAAAGATACTATCGTTTATTACCGGCAGTGATCGTATTCCAGCCATGGGGGCAACGAGTCTCATAATCCGGGTGGCCTGTCTGGGAGACGACTCGTCGCGATTCCCTACTGCACGTACATGTTTCAATATGTTAGGGTTGTATCGGTATACTACACGGGAACAATTAGAGCAGCGGCTCTGGGGAGCAGTGCTCAACAGTGAAGGATTTGGACTGAAATAG
- a CDS encoding 60S ribosomal protein eL15 (60s ribosomal protein L15), producing MGALKYVEEIQKKKQSDVVRFLLRVRCWELRQLNAIHRASRPSRPDKARRLGYKAKQGYVVYRIRVRRGGRKRPAPKGATYGKPTNQGINQLKYQRALRATAEERVGRRCANLRVLNSYWINQDSTYKYFEVILVDPQHKAIRRDARINWICNAVHKHREARGLTATGKKSRGINKGHRYNNTKAGRRHTWKLHNTQSYWRYR from the exons ATGGGTGCCCTCAAGTACGTGGAAGaaatccagaagaagaagcagtcCGATGTGGtccgcttccttctccgtgTCCGTTGCTGGGAG CTCCGTCAGCTGAACGCTATCCACCGTGCTTCCCGTCCTTCTCGCCCCGATAAGGCTCGTCGTCTCGGATACAAGGCCAAGCAGGGTTATGTTGTCTACCGTATCCGTGTGAGACGCGGTGGCCGTAAGAGGCCCGCACCCAAGGGTGCCACCTACG GCAAGCCCACCAACCAGGGTATCAACCAGCTCAAGTACCAGCGTGCTCTCCGTGCTACCGCTGAGGAGCGTGTTGGCCGCCGTTGCGCCAACTTGCGTGTCCTGAACTCCTACTGGATCAACCAGGACTCCACCTACAAGTACTTCGAGGTTATCCTTGTCGACCCCCAGCACAAGGCCATCCGCCGTGATGCTCGCATCAACTGGATCTGCAACGCTGTCCACAAG CACCGCGAGGCCCGTGGTCTTACCGCCACTGGCAAGAAGTCCCGTGGTATCAACAAGGGCCACCGCTACAACAACACCAAGGCTGGCCGCCGCCACACCTGGAAGCTCCACAACACCCAGAGCTACTGGAGATACCGTTAA
- a CDS encoding PSP1 family protein (uncharacterized protein PSP1 (suppressor of DNA polymerase alpha mutations in yeast)), producing the protein MAAQANKPVQATKSSTSSTPNATASVRLEKTHPGVRRSTPDSEALASSDDDVEHTQVTSTSTIAPIPKPARRTSWLNEVPVNIHRKASLTSSGPLSSGASNPSSPATDQSGWPSTSPVMSSSINWNHVGSGSFPWGTGIWNSESRKEPPPRLAEIVPSPTMSNPSTASNYFNDELLSPTTRTTSGESAIPFSIPLHPTPKTYRSQSYSVGQLDPEFLNLMANKPGATYSGVRSRNGGQFSALQHRSSRPSLLELGHDPATLGQVREDDDGEDGSPNSSDHSLSNYASNQARTIEQLSRENALLRKAAGQMDSSFRDRAMSSASATGGYVVGAGAHNLHRIRGGVPEEADLAVEDLDEVGDIPGYNSIHGSARRRFSEHSANLEKQFPPFTSLENRALDNVRKAHWQTSLGFGSMVDIPQSRRHSFADIPIRHGSISGESQVAATSRPGIGDREDSYVGVTEPALSNVQGQNREYYRVHMAPRPEEHEMETEYLRARQFAESYFARDQALRAAEAPSAVPTSLHQAYTMPTAYARHQAGLAHSHQNQLLYIVTFKCHRADVFYIQEDTGLQVKPGDLVIVEADRGTDLGTIQHANVSMQRARELKQQYAEEHYKWLMMFSRQGQSGAANVISPSGGLNSRSAIGGMGPHGPHGVQESAADIKPKLIKRLAQNHEILTLRDKEGNEAKAKRVCQQKVAEHRLNMEILDAEFQMDWKKLTFYYFADSYINFNSLVTDLFKIYKTRIWMSAINPASFVTPPTAGLQPPNPLGYNTESQTDRSHHPESRAYGHARDGVDREAITNQMGALRNAYTESYQPFGQGLRQPESGLGALATGDPFSPYPPTAYGGLESSYVDYATSPGTAAGPRIHQSPADWAGRFQGLSLGS; encoded by the exons ATGGCTGCGCAAGCCAATAAGCCGGTGCAGGCAACCAAGTCTAGCACTTCTTCCACGCCAAATGCTACTGCTTCTGTCAGACTGGAGAAGACTCACCCAGGAGTTCGCCGCTCGACTCCTGATTCAGAGGCATTGGCGTCGTCCGATGACGACGTAGAACACACCCAGGTTACATCTACATCTACCATTGCACCCATTCCAAAGCCTGCTCGTCGTACTTCGTGGCTCAATGAAGTGCCTGTCAACATCCATCGAAAAGCTTCTTTGACTAGCTCTGGCCCCTTGTCCTCCGGTGCTTCAAATCCGAGTAGTCCCGCGACTGACCAGTCCGGATGGCCTAGCACGAGCCCCGTAATGAGTAGTTCCATCAACTGGAATCATGTTGGGAGTGGCTCATTCCCATGGGGCACTGGAATCTGGAACAGTGAATCTCGAAAAGAACCACCTCCTCGTCTGGCTGAAATCGTCCCGTCGCCCACTATGTCTAATCCTTCAACAGCTAGCAACTATTTCAATGATGAGTTGCTGAGCCCTACAACCCGCACGACATCTGGCGAATCGGCTATTCCATTCTCAATTCCGCTTCACCCAACCCCTAAAACCTATCGTTCGCAGTCATACTCGGTGGGCCAGTTAGATCCAGAATTCCTAAACCTAATGGCAAATAAGCCCGGTGCAACTTACTCCGGCGTTCGCTCTCGAAATGGGGGTCAGTTTTCTGCGTTGCAGCATCGCTCATCCCGGCCTAGCCTTCTTGAATTAGGACATGATCCTGCTACTCTCGGTCAGGTTCGCGAAGACGATGACGGCGAGGATGGAAGCCCCAACAGCTCGGATCATAGTCTCAGCAACTATGCCAGCAACCAGGCCCGCACCATCGAACAACTGTCTCGAGAGAACGCTCTTCTGCGTAAGGCTGCCGGGCAGATGGATAGCAGCTTCCGAGACCGTGCTATGTCGTCCGCTTCCGCGACCGGCGGATACGTGGTTGGCGCAGGTGCTCATAACTTGCACCGCATCCGTGGCGGTGTCCCAGAAGAGGCAGATTTGGCAGTGGAAGATCTTGACGAAGTGGGCGACATCCCTGGCTACAACAGTATCCATGGCAGTGCCAGGAGGAGGTTTTCTGAGCACTCGGCCAACCTCGAAAAACAATTTCCACCGTTCACTTCACTGGAAAACCGGGCTTTGGATAATGTCAGGAAGGCCCACTGGCAAACCTCCCTTGGCTTTGGCAGTATGGTCGATATTCCTCAGAGTCGACGGCACTCTTTTGCCGATATCCCTATTCGCCACGGTTCTATTTCTGGTGAATCACAAGTAGCCGCAACCTCGAGACCTGGGATTGGAGACCGGGAGGATAGCTATGTTGGTGTCACTGAACCTGCCCTTTCAAACGTGCAAGGCCAGAATCGTGAGTATTATCGTGTTCATATGGCCCCTCGTCCCGAGGAGCATGAAATGGAAACGGAGTATTTACGAGCTCGTCAATTTGCAGAATCCTACTTTGCTCGAGATCAAGCTCTTCGTGCTGCCGAGGCTCCCTCCGCAGTGCCAACGTCCCTTCACCAAGCATATACGATGCCGACTGCCTATGCCCGCCATCAGGCAGGCCTCGCGCATTCGCACCAGAACCAGCTTCTTTACATTGTGACGTTCAAGTGCCATCGTGCGGATGTTTTCTACATCCAAGAAGACACGGGCCTTCAAGTGAAACCTGGCGATTTAGTCATCGTTGAAGCCGACCGCGGCACCGATCTCGGAACCATCCAGCATGCCAACGTTTCGATGCAAAGGGCCCGTGAACTGAAACAACAGTATGCTGAAGAACATTACAAatggttgatgatgttttctAGACAAGGCCAGAGTGGAGCCGCCAACGTCATCAGTCCCTCGGGGGGCTTGAACAGCCGAAGCGCCATTGGTGGCATGGGTCCCCATGGTCCTCATGGAGTGCAGGAGTCGGCGGCAGACATAAAGCCAAAATTGATTAAGAGACTTGCTCAGAACCATGAGATTCTAACATTGCGTGATAAAGAAGGCAACGAGGCGAAGGCCAAGCGGGTCTGCCAGCAGAAAGTTGCTGAACATCGGCTCAACATGGAGATACTTGATGCGGAATTCCAAAT GGATTGGAAGAAGCTCACTTTCTATTACTTCGCGGACTCAtatatcaacttcaactctCTTGTGACTGATTTATTCAAGATTTACAAGACTAGGATTTGGATGTCAGCCATTAATCCTGCTTCGTTTGTCACGCCCCCAACTGCTGGTTTGCAGCCTCCAAACCCTCTGGGCTACAATACCGAGAGCCAAACAGACCGATCTCATCACCCAGAAAGCAGGGCATACGGTCATGCTCGTGATGGGGTTGACAGAGAAGCTATTACCAATCAGATGGGTGCGCTGCGTAACGCATACACAGAGTCCTATCAACCTTTCGGGCAGGGTCTTCGCCAGCCGGAATCTGGTTTGGGTGCGCTCGCTACTGGTgatcctttttctccctaCCCACCAACAGCATATGGTGGCTTAGAGTCTAGCTATGTTGATTATGCGACTAGTCCTGGAACAGCTGCTGGTCCTCGTATTCACCAGTCTCCTGCAGATTGGGCGGGCCGCTTCCAGGGACTGTCTCTAGGTTCTTGA
- a CDS encoding uncharacterized protein (predicted protein) — protein sequence MLLWGRVQSSLASRRSGGSGTLLLAQLLFKLGEFVHRDLLLLIHHLLNSLHFLDLSRHTPLATYPNKQPRGENKRRETYVVHKHRLNAVLQSDSARVAGPASAAQLQHHNTVLEAPKLNVASIFLDCRPDSCLQELLDHADNFVIFFIVAERFLLAALLRVLSGFSDRVDDRLAGGYSLRNQAEDFGFDMGPVCIACLGHSDELRSEEDGGDTVNIEQVRSQGGRVRRSESRARGQVLEE from the coding sequence ATGCTTTTATGGGGCCGAGTCCAGAGTTCCCTTGCCTCCCGTAGAAGCGGTGGCAGCGGCACCCTTCTGTTGGCGCAACTTCTCTTCAAACTTGGCGAATTCGTGCATCgagatctcctcctcctcatccatcACTTGCTCAACTCCCTGCACTTCCTCGATCTGTCCAGACATACACCATTAGCCACCTACCCCAACAAGCAACCCCGAggggaaaataaaagacgGGAAACTTACGTAGTGCATAAGCATAGACTCAATGCCGTTCTTCAGAGTGACAGTGCTCGAGTCGCAGGTCCGGCAAGCGCCGCGCAACTTCAGCATCACAATACCGTTCTCGAAGCCCCGAAGCTCAATGTCGCCTCCATCTTCCTGGATTGCCGGCCGGATTCTTGTCTCCAAGAGCTCCTTGATCATGCTGACAacttcgtcatcttcttcattgtagCTGAGCGATTCCTCCTCGCCGCCCTCCTGCGCGTTCTCTCCGGATTTAGCGACCGTGTTGACGATCGGCTCGCCGGAGGTTACAGCCTGCGTAATCAAGCTGAAGATTTCGGGTTTGATATGGGCCCAGTTTGCATCGCTTGCCTTGGTCACAGTGATGAACTCAGGtccgaagaagatggaggtgaCACCGTCAACATTGAACAGGTTCGCAGCCAAGGGGGAAGGGTGAGGAGGAGCGAGAGTAGAGCGAGGGGACAAGTACTCGAGGAATGA
- a CDS encoding uncharacterized protein (predicted protein), with protein MEDGAQKFTRRPKALLNDLITHQVGQVEPGVPQLNTNVEVRSQLFQSFIDRYLPQSQYIRDRTGKNILQTLPDLSGSSLLLDKAVVALSTAFLAKQNQDRHLLQNSTKIYGNAIQMLYGKISSGRALGKDAFVLDKMMRPLPQGSFVVNSSSSLGETPSNLLQDAEGTREAFSITC; from the exons ATGGAGGATGGTGCGCAAAAGTTCACCCGGCGCCCAAAAGCTCTTCTGAACGATCTTATAACTCACCAAGTAGGCCAGGTGGAACCTGGAGTGCCTCAGCTGAATACTAATGTGGAGGTCCGATCTCAATTGTTCCAGTCCTTCATAGACAGATATCTGCCCCAGTCACAATATATACGCGACAGGACGGGGAAGAATATTCTTCAGACCCTTCCAGATCTCTCTGGGAGCAGCCTGCTTCTAGACAAAGCGGTTGTCGCTCTCTCAACGGCTTTTTTGGCAAAACAAAATCAAGATAGACATTTACTGCAGAACAGCACTAAAATCTACGGGAATGCCATTCAGATGCTGTATGGTAAGATAAGCTCGGGAAGAGCTCTCGGCAAAGATGCCTT TGTTCTggacaagatgatgagaCCGCTGCCTCAAGGCTCTTTCGTCGTCAACTCAAGTTCGTCACT AGGAGAAACTCCATCGAATCTGTTGCAGGATGCAGAAGGAACTCGGGAAGCCTTCAGTATCACCTGCTAA
- a CDS encoding uncharacterized protein (predicted protein): protein MRGLRLRTLQIPMSDMWAFENDTDPHALGSSPQLKELFDRYPALRDQLRDIYKATLEEEWVETQVHGGRRPFGRGKGAPRSRGPWTREKGFNRGLGKVRKLREMCEEGSEVGKNAEGYMRFVALVNGERFPQEST from the exons ATGCGAGGTTTGCGCCTCAGAACCCTCCAAATACCGATGTCCGACATGTGGGCTTTTGAG AACGATACCGACCCCCATGCTTTAGGGTCTTCACCCCAGCTTAAGGAGCTGTTCGATCGTTATCCGGCACTACGTGACCAGTTACGAGATATCTATAAGGCTACCCTTGAGGAGGAATGGGTTGAGACTCAAGTTCATGGGGGCCGACGTCCCTTCGGACGGGGAAAGGGAGCTCCTCGCAGCCGAGGACCTTGGACTCGTGAGAAGGGCTTCAACAGAGGGTTGGGAAAAGTTAGAAAACTAAGGGAGATGTGCGAAGAAGGCTCCGAGGTCGGGAAAAACGCCGAAGGCTACATGCGATTCGTAGCTTTGGTCAATGGAGAGCGATTCCCCCAGGAATCTACATGA